In the genome of Pan troglodytes isolate AG18354 chromosome 15, NHGRI_mPanTro3-v2.0_pri, whole genome shotgun sequence, one region contains:
- the TRMT5 gene encoding tRNA (guanine(37)-N1)-methyltransferase isoform X2 yields the protein MTRALFATNSDDVIEDPPIHPRPTSDRYRSGRILWRPFGFSGRFLKLESHSITESKSLIPVAWTSLTQMLLEAPGIFLLGQRKRFSTMPEIETHERETELFSPPSDVRGMTKLDRTAFKKTVNIPVLKVRKEIVSKLMRSLKRAALQRPGIRRVIEDPEDKESRLIMLDPYKIFTHDSFEKAELSVLEQLNVSPQISKYNLELTYENFKSEEILRAVLPEGQDVTSGFSRIGHIAHLNLRDHQLPFKHLIGQVMIDKNPGITSAVNKINNIDNMYRNFQMEVLSGEQNMMTKVRENNYTYEFDFSKVYWNPRLSTEHSRITELLKPGDVLFDVFAGVGPFAIPVAKKNCTVFANDLNPESHKWLLYNCKLNKVDQKVKVFNLDGKDFLQGPVKEELMQLLGLSKERKPSVHVVMNLPAKAIEFLSAFKWLLDGQPCSSEFLPIVHCYSFSKDANPAEDVRQRAGAVLGISLEACSSVHLVRNVAPNKEMLCITFQIPASVLYKNQTRNPENHEDPPLKRQRTAEAFSDEKTQIASNT from the exons ATGACGCGCGCCCTCTTCGCGACGAACAGTGATGATGTCATAGAAGACCCGCCCATCCACCCGCGACCCACATCCGATCGGTACCGGAGCGGGAG gatcttATGGAGGCCATTTGGATTCTCAGGAAGATTTCTGAAACTGGAAAGCCATAGCATAACTGAATCAAAATCGTTGATTCCAGTAGCTTGGACATCCCTGACACAGATGCTTTTGGAAGCACCTGGTATTTTCTTATTGGGTCAAAGAAAAAGATTCTCAACCATGCCAGAAATAGAAACACATGAGAGAGAGACTGAATTGTTTTCACCACCTTCTGATGTCCGAGGCATGACAAAACTTGATAGAACAGCTTTTAAAAAGACAGTCAACATTCCAGTGCTTAAAGTGAGGAAAGAAATAGTCAGTAAATTGATGCGATCCCTAAAAAGGGCAGCATTGCAGCGCCCAGGCATAAGACGTGTGATTGAAGATCCGGAAGATAAAGAAAGTAGACTAATCATGTTGGATCCCTATAAAATATTTACTCATGATTCCTTTGAGAAAGCAGAACTCAGTGTTTTAGAGCAGCTTAATGTCAGTCCACAGATCTCTAAATACAATTTGGAACTAACATATGAAAACTTTAAGTCAGAAGAAATCTTGAGAGCTGTGCTTCCTGAAGGTCAAGATGTAACTTCAGGGTTTAGCAGGATTGGACATATTGCACACCTAAACCTTCGAGATCATCAGCTGCCTTTCAAACATTTAATTG gcCAGGTTATGATTGACAAAAATCCAGGAATCACCTcagcagtaaataaaataaataatattgacaATATGTACCGAAATTTCCAAATGGAAGTGCTATCTGGAGAGCAGAACATGATGACAAAG GTTCGAGAAAACAACTACACCTAtgaatttgatttttcaaaagtcTATTGGAATCCTCGTCTGTCTACAGAACACAGCCGTATCACAGAACTTCTCAAACCTGGGGATGTCCTATTTGATGTTTTTGCTGGGGTTGGGCCCTTTGCCATTCCAGTAGCAAAGAAAAACTGCACTGTATTTGCCAATGATCTCAATCCTGAATCTCATAAATGGCTGTTGTACAACTGTAAATTAAATAAAGTGGACCAAAAGGTGAAAGTCTTCAACTTGGATGGGAAAGACTTCCTCCAAGGACCAGTCAAAGAAGAGTTAATGCAGCTGCTGggtctgtcaaaagaaagaaaaccctctGTGCACGTTGTCATGAACTTGCCAGCAAAAGCTATAGAGTTTCTTAGTGCTTTCAAGTGGCTTTTAGATGGGCAGCCATGCAGCAGTGAGTTCCTTCCCATAGTGCATTGTTATAGCTTTTCCAAAGATGCTAACCCTGCTGAGGATGTTCGGCAAAGGGCTGGAGCTGTGTTAGGCATTTCTCTGGAGGCATGCAGTTCAGTTCACCTGGTAAGAAATGTGGCCCCAAACAAGGAAATGCTGTGCATCACCTTTCAGATTCCTGCCTCTGTACTCTACAAGAACCAGACCAGAAATCCAG AGAATCATGAAGATCCGCCTCTTAAAAGGCAGAGGACAGCTGAAGCCTTTTCAGATGAAAAAACACAAATTGCTTCAAACACTTAA
- the TRMT5 gene encoding tRNA (guanine(37)-N1)-methyltransferase isoform X1, whose translation MTRALFATNSDDVIEDPPIHPRPTSDRYRSGRILWRPFGFSGRFLKLESHSITESKSLIPVAWTSLTQMLLEAPGIFLLGQRKRFSTMPEIETHERETELFSPPSDVRGMTKLDRTAFKKTVNIPVLKVRKEIVSKLMRSLKRAALQRPGIRRVIEDPEDKESRLIMLDPYKIFTHDSFEKAELSVLEQLNVSPQISKYNLELTYENFKSEEILRAVLPEGQDVTSGFSRIGHIAHLNLRDHQLPFKHLIGQVMIDKNPGITSAVNKINNIDNMYRNFQMEVLSGEQNMMTKVRENNYTYEFDFSKVYWNPRLSTEHSRITELLKPGDVLFDVFAGVGPFAIPVAKKNCTVFANDLNPESHKWLLYNCKLNKVDQKVKVFNLDGKDFLQGPVKEELMQLLGLSKERKPSVHVVMNLPAKAIEFLSAFKWLLDGQPCSSEFLPIVHCYSFSKDANPAEDVRQRAGAVLGISLEACSSVHLVRNVAPNKEMLCITFQIPASVLYKNQTRNPAWEQCEGEEARTTPGPTKACALLHPTPGAHIPQPPPPPCPRERLKGMLKEI comes from the exons ATGACGCGCGCCCTCTTCGCGACGAACAGTGATGATGTCATAGAAGACCCGCCCATCCACCCGCGACCCACATCCGATCGGTACCGGAGCGGGAG gatcttATGGAGGCCATTTGGATTCTCAGGAAGATTTCTGAAACTGGAAAGCCATAGCATAACTGAATCAAAATCGTTGATTCCAGTAGCTTGGACATCCCTGACACAGATGCTTTTGGAAGCACCTGGTATTTTCTTATTGGGTCAAAGAAAAAGATTCTCAACCATGCCAGAAATAGAAACACATGAGAGAGAGACTGAATTGTTTTCACCACCTTCTGATGTCCGAGGCATGACAAAACTTGATAGAACAGCTTTTAAAAAGACAGTCAACATTCCAGTGCTTAAAGTGAGGAAAGAAATAGTCAGTAAATTGATGCGATCCCTAAAAAGGGCAGCATTGCAGCGCCCAGGCATAAGACGTGTGATTGAAGATCCGGAAGATAAAGAAAGTAGACTAATCATGTTGGATCCCTATAAAATATTTACTCATGATTCCTTTGAGAAAGCAGAACTCAGTGTTTTAGAGCAGCTTAATGTCAGTCCACAGATCTCTAAATACAATTTGGAACTAACATATGAAAACTTTAAGTCAGAAGAAATCTTGAGAGCTGTGCTTCCTGAAGGTCAAGATGTAACTTCAGGGTTTAGCAGGATTGGACATATTGCACACCTAAACCTTCGAGATCATCAGCTGCCTTTCAAACATTTAATTG gcCAGGTTATGATTGACAAAAATCCAGGAATCACCTcagcagtaaataaaataaataatattgacaATATGTACCGAAATTTCCAAATGGAAGTGCTATCTGGAGAGCAGAACATGATGACAAAG GTTCGAGAAAACAACTACACCTAtgaatttgatttttcaaaagtcTATTGGAATCCTCGTCTGTCTACAGAACACAGCCGTATCACAGAACTTCTCAAACCTGGGGATGTCCTATTTGATGTTTTTGCTGGGGTTGGGCCCTTTGCCATTCCAGTAGCAAAGAAAAACTGCACTGTATTTGCCAATGATCTCAATCCTGAATCTCATAAATGGCTGTTGTACAACTGTAAATTAAATAAAGTGGACCAAAAGGTGAAAGTCTTCAACTTGGATGGGAAAGACTTCCTCCAAGGACCAGTCAAAGAAGAGTTAATGCAGCTGCTGggtctgtcaaaagaaagaaaaccctctGTGCACGTTGTCATGAACTTGCCAGCAAAAGCTATAGAGTTTCTTAGTGCTTTCAAGTGGCTTTTAGATGGGCAGCCATGCAGCAGTGAGTTCCTTCCCATAGTGCATTGTTATAGCTTTTCCAAAGATGCTAACCCTGCTGAGGATGTTCGGCAAAGGGCTGGAGCTGTGTTAGGCATTTCTCTGGAGGCATGCAGTTCAGTTCACCTGGTAAGAAATGTGGCCCCAAACAAGGAAATGCTGTGCATCACCTTTCAGATTCCTGCCTCTGTACTCTACAAGAACCAGACCAGAAATCCAG cGTGGGAGCAGTGTGAAGGAGAAGAGGCGAGAACGACCCCTGGACCGACCAAAGCCTGCGCGCTGCTGCATCCCACACCCGGTGCCCACATCCCGCAGCCACCGCCGCCGCCATGCCCAAGAGAAAGACTGAAGGGGATGCTAAAGGAGATATAG
- the TRMT5 gene encoding tRNA (guanine(37)-N1)-methyltransferase isoform X6, translating into MLLEAPGIFLLGQRKRFSTMPEIETHERETELFSPPSDVRGMTKLDRTAFKKTVNIPVLKVRKEIVSKLMRSLKRAALQRPGIRRVIEDPEDKESRLIMLDPYKIFTHDSFEKAELSVLEQLNVSPQISKYNLELTYENFKSEEILRAVLPEGQDVTSGFSRIGHIAHLNLRDHQLPFKHLIGQVMIDKNPGITSAVNKINNIDNMYRNFQMEVLSGEQNMMTKVRENNYTYEFDFSKVYWNPRLSTEHSRITELLKPGDVLFDVFAGVGPFAIPVAKKNCTVFANDLNPESHKWLLYNCKLNKVDQKVKVFNLDGKDFLQGPVKEELMQLLGLSKERKPSVHVVMNLPAKAIEFLSAFKWLLDGQPCSSEFLPIVHCYSFSKDANPAEDVRQRAGAVLGISLEACSSVHLVRNVAPNKEMLCITFQIPASVLYKNQTRNPENHEDPPLKRQRTAEAFSDEKTQIASNT; encoded by the exons ATGCTTTTGGAAGCACCTGGTATTTTCTTATTGGGTCAAAGAAAAAGATTCTCAACCATGCCAGAAATAGAAACACATGAGAGAGAGACTGAATTGTTTTCACCACCTTCTGATGTCCGAGGCATGACAAAACTTGATAGAACAGCTTTTAAAAAGACAGTCAACATTCCAGTGCTTAAAGTGAGGAAAGAAATAGTCAGTAAATTGATGCGATCCCTAAAAAGGGCAGCATTGCAGCGCCCAGGCATAAGACGTGTGATTGAAGATCCGGAAGATAAAGAAAGTAGACTAATCATGTTGGATCCCTATAAAATATTTACTCATGATTCCTTTGAGAAAGCAGAACTCAGTGTTTTAGAGCAGCTTAATGTCAGTCCACAGATCTCTAAATACAATTTGGAACTAACATATGAAAACTTTAAGTCAGAAGAAATCTTGAGAGCTGTGCTTCCTGAAGGTCAAGATGTAACTTCAGGGTTTAGCAGGATTGGACATATTGCACACCTAAACCTTCGAGATCATCAGCTGCCTTTCAAACATTTAATTG gcCAGGTTATGATTGACAAAAATCCAGGAATCACCTcagcagtaaataaaataaataatattgacaATATGTACCGAAATTTCCAAATGGAAGTGCTATCTGGAGAGCAGAACATGATGACAAAG GTTCGAGAAAACAACTACACCTAtgaatttgatttttcaaaagtcTATTGGAATCCTCGTCTGTCTACAGAACACAGCCGTATCACAGAACTTCTCAAACCTGGGGATGTCCTATTTGATGTTTTTGCTGGGGTTGGGCCCTTTGCCATTCCAGTAGCAAAGAAAAACTGCACTGTATTTGCCAATGATCTCAATCCTGAATCTCATAAATGGCTGTTGTACAACTGTAAATTAAATAAAGTGGACCAAAAGGTGAAAGTCTTCAACTTGGATGGGAAAGACTTCCTCCAAGGACCAGTCAAAGAAGAGTTAATGCAGCTGCTGggtctgtcaaaagaaagaaaaccctctGTGCACGTTGTCATGAACTTGCCAGCAAAAGCTATAGAGTTTCTTAGTGCTTTCAAGTGGCTTTTAGATGGGCAGCCATGCAGCAGTGAGTTCCTTCCCATAGTGCATTGTTATAGCTTTTCCAAAGATGCTAACCCTGCTGAGGATGTTCGGCAAAGGGCTGGAGCTGTGTTAGGCATTTCTCTGGAGGCATGCAGTTCAGTTCACCTGGTAAGAAATGTGGCCCCAAACAAGGAAATGCTGTGCATCACCTTTCAGATTCCTGCCTCTGTACTCTACAAGAACCAGACCAGAAATCCAG AGAATCATGAAGATCCGCCTCTTAAAAGGCAGAGGACAGCTGAAGCCTTTTCAGATGAAAAAACACAAATTGCTTCAAACACTTAA
- the TRMT5 gene encoding tRNA (guanine(37)-N1)-methyltransferase isoform X3: MVLWILWRPFGFSGRFLKLESHSITESKSLIPVAWTSLTQMLLEAPGIFLLGQRKRFSTMPEIETHERETELFSPPSDVRGMTKLDRTAFKKTVNIPVLKVRKEIVSKLMRSLKRAALQRPGIRRVIEDPEDKESRLIMLDPYKIFTHDSFEKAELSVLEQLNVSPQISKYNLELTYENFKSEEILRAVLPEGQDVTSGFSRIGHIAHLNLRDHQLPFKHLIGQVMIDKNPGITSAVNKINNIDNMYRNFQMEVLSGEQNMMTKVRENNYTYEFDFSKVYWNPRLSTEHSRITELLKPGDVLFDVFAGVGPFAIPVAKKNCTVFANDLNPESHKWLLYNCKLNKVDQKVKVFNLDGKDFLQGPVKEELMQLLGLSKERKPSVHVVMNLPAKAIEFLSAFKWLLDGQPCSSEFLPIVHCYSFSKDANPAEDVRQRAGAVLGISLEACSSVHLVRNVAPNKEMLCITFQIPASVLYKNQTRNPAWEQCEGEEARTTPGPTKACALLHPTPGAHIPQPPPPPCPRERLKGMLKEI, translated from the exons ATGGTGCTTTG gatcttATGGAGGCCATTTGGATTCTCAGGAAGATTTCTGAAACTGGAAAGCCATAGCATAACTGAATCAAAATCGTTGATTCCAGTAGCTTGGACATCCCTGACACAGATGCTTTTGGAAGCACCTGGTATTTTCTTATTGGGTCAAAGAAAAAGATTCTCAACCATGCCAGAAATAGAAACACATGAGAGAGAGACTGAATTGTTTTCACCACCTTCTGATGTCCGAGGCATGACAAAACTTGATAGAACAGCTTTTAAAAAGACAGTCAACATTCCAGTGCTTAAAGTGAGGAAAGAAATAGTCAGTAAATTGATGCGATCCCTAAAAAGGGCAGCATTGCAGCGCCCAGGCATAAGACGTGTGATTGAAGATCCGGAAGATAAAGAAAGTAGACTAATCATGTTGGATCCCTATAAAATATTTACTCATGATTCCTTTGAGAAAGCAGAACTCAGTGTTTTAGAGCAGCTTAATGTCAGTCCACAGATCTCTAAATACAATTTGGAACTAACATATGAAAACTTTAAGTCAGAAGAAATCTTGAGAGCTGTGCTTCCTGAAGGTCAAGATGTAACTTCAGGGTTTAGCAGGATTGGACATATTGCACACCTAAACCTTCGAGATCATCAGCTGCCTTTCAAACATTTAATTG gcCAGGTTATGATTGACAAAAATCCAGGAATCACCTcagcagtaaataaaataaataatattgacaATATGTACCGAAATTTCCAAATGGAAGTGCTATCTGGAGAGCAGAACATGATGACAAAG GTTCGAGAAAACAACTACACCTAtgaatttgatttttcaaaagtcTATTGGAATCCTCGTCTGTCTACAGAACACAGCCGTATCACAGAACTTCTCAAACCTGGGGATGTCCTATTTGATGTTTTTGCTGGGGTTGGGCCCTTTGCCATTCCAGTAGCAAAGAAAAACTGCACTGTATTTGCCAATGATCTCAATCCTGAATCTCATAAATGGCTGTTGTACAACTGTAAATTAAATAAAGTGGACCAAAAGGTGAAAGTCTTCAACTTGGATGGGAAAGACTTCCTCCAAGGACCAGTCAAAGAAGAGTTAATGCAGCTGCTGggtctgtcaaaagaaagaaaaccctctGTGCACGTTGTCATGAACTTGCCAGCAAAAGCTATAGAGTTTCTTAGTGCTTTCAAGTGGCTTTTAGATGGGCAGCCATGCAGCAGTGAGTTCCTTCCCATAGTGCATTGTTATAGCTTTTCCAAAGATGCTAACCCTGCTGAGGATGTTCGGCAAAGGGCTGGAGCTGTGTTAGGCATTTCTCTGGAGGCATGCAGTTCAGTTCACCTGGTAAGAAATGTGGCCCCAAACAAGGAAATGCTGTGCATCACCTTTCAGATTCCTGCCTCTGTACTCTACAAGAACCAGACCAGAAATCCAG cGTGGGAGCAGTGTGAAGGAGAAGAGGCGAGAACGACCCCTGGACCGACCAAAGCCTGCGCGCTGCTGCATCCCACACCCGGTGCCCACATCCCGCAGCCACCGCCGCCGCCATGCCCAAGAGAAAGACTGAAGGGGATGCTAAAGGAGATATAG
- the TRMT5 gene encoding tRNA (guanine(37)-N1)-methyltransferase isoform X4: MVLWILWRPFGFSGRFLKLESHSITESKSLIPVAWTSLTQMLLEAPGIFLLGQRKRFSTMPEIETHERETELFSPPSDVRGMTKLDRTAFKKTVNIPVLKVRKEIVSKLMRSLKRAALQRPGIRRVIEDPEDKESRLIMLDPYKIFTHDSFEKAELSVLEQLNVSPQISKYNLELTYENFKSEEILRAVLPEGQDVTSGFSRIGHIAHLNLRDHQLPFKHLIGQVMIDKNPGITSAVNKINNIDNMYRNFQMEVLSGEQNMMTKVRENNYTYEFDFSKVYWNPRLSTEHSRITELLKPGDVLFDVFAGVGPFAIPVAKKNCTVFANDLNPESHKWLLYNCKLNKVDQKVKVFNLDGKDFLQGPVKEELMQLLGLSKERKPSVHVVMNLPAKAIEFLSAFKWLLDGQPCSSEFLPIVHCYSFSKDANPAEDVRQRAGAVLGISLEACSSVHLVRNVAPNKEMLCITFQIPASVLYKNQTRNPENHEDPPLKRQRTAEAFSDEKTQIASNT; the protein is encoded by the exons ATGGTGCTTTG gatcttATGGAGGCCATTTGGATTCTCAGGAAGATTTCTGAAACTGGAAAGCCATAGCATAACTGAATCAAAATCGTTGATTCCAGTAGCTTGGACATCCCTGACACAGATGCTTTTGGAAGCACCTGGTATTTTCTTATTGGGTCAAAGAAAAAGATTCTCAACCATGCCAGAAATAGAAACACATGAGAGAGAGACTGAATTGTTTTCACCACCTTCTGATGTCCGAGGCATGACAAAACTTGATAGAACAGCTTTTAAAAAGACAGTCAACATTCCAGTGCTTAAAGTGAGGAAAGAAATAGTCAGTAAATTGATGCGATCCCTAAAAAGGGCAGCATTGCAGCGCCCAGGCATAAGACGTGTGATTGAAGATCCGGAAGATAAAGAAAGTAGACTAATCATGTTGGATCCCTATAAAATATTTACTCATGATTCCTTTGAGAAAGCAGAACTCAGTGTTTTAGAGCAGCTTAATGTCAGTCCACAGATCTCTAAATACAATTTGGAACTAACATATGAAAACTTTAAGTCAGAAGAAATCTTGAGAGCTGTGCTTCCTGAAGGTCAAGATGTAACTTCAGGGTTTAGCAGGATTGGACATATTGCACACCTAAACCTTCGAGATCATCAGCTGCCTTTCAAACATTTAATTG gcCAGGTTATGATTGACAAAAATCCAGGAATCACCTcagcagtaaataaaataaataatattgacaATATGTACCGAAATTTCCAAATGGAAGTGCTATCTGGAGAGCAGAACATGATGACAAAG GTTCGAGAAAACAACTACACCTAtgaatttgatttttcaaaagtcTATTGGAATCCTCGTCTGTCTACAGAACACAGCCGTATCACAGAACTTCTCAAACCTGGGGATGTCCTATTTGATGTTTTTGCTGGGGTTGGGCCCTTTGCCATTCCAGTAGCAAAGAAAAACTGCACTGTATTTGCCAATGATCTCAATCCTGAATCTCATAAATGGCTGTTGTACAACTGTAAATTAAATAAAGTGGACCAAAAGGTGAAAGTCTTCAACTTGGATGGGAAAGACTTCCTCCAAGGACCAGTCAAAGAAGAGTTAATGCAGCTGCTGggtctgtcaaaagaaagaaaaccctctGTGCACGTTGTCATGAACTTGCCAGCAAAAGCTATAGAGTTTCTTAGTGCTTTCAAGTGGCTTTTAGATGGGCAGCCATGCAGCAGTGAGTTCCTTCCCATAGTGCATTGTTATAGCTTTTCCAAAGATGCTAACCCTGCTGAGGATGTTCGGCAAAGGGCTGGAGCTGTGTTAGGCATTTCTCTGGAGGCATGCAGTTCAGTTCACCTGGTAAGAAATGTGGCCCCAAACAAGGAAATGCTGTGCATCACCTTTCAGATTCCTGCCTCTGTACTCTACAAGAACCAGACCAGAAATCCAG AGAATCATGAAGATCCGCCTCTTAAAAGGCAGAGGACAGCTGAAGCCTTTTCAGATGAAAAAACACAAATTGCTTCAAACACTTAA
- the TRMT5 gene encoding tRNA (guanine(37)-N1)-methyltransferase isoform X5, giving the protein MLLEAPGIFLLGQRKRFSTMPEIETHERETELFSPPSDVRGMTKLDRTAFKKTVNIPVLKVRKEIVSKLMRSLKRAALQRPGIRRVIEDPEDKESRLIMLDPYKIFTHDSFEKAELSVLEQLNVSPQISKYNLELTYENFKSEEILRAVLPEGQDVTSGFSRIGHIAHLNLRDHQLPFKHLIGQVMIDKNPGITSAVNKINNIDNMYRNFQMEVLSGEQNMMTKVRENNYTYEFDFSKVYWNPRLSTEHSRITELLKPGDVLFDVFAGVGPFAIPVAKKNCTVFANDLNPESHKWLLYNCKLNKVDQKVKVFNLDGKDFLQGPVKEELMQLLGLSKERKPSVHVVMNLPAKAIEFLSAFKWLLDGQPCSSEFLPIVHCYSFSKDANPAEDVRQRAGAVLGISLEACSSVHLVRNVAPNKEMLCITFQIPASVLYKNQTRNPAWEQCEGEEARTTPGPTKACALLHPTPGAHIPQPPPPPCPRERLKGMLKEI; this is encoded by the exons ATGCTTTTGGAAGCACCTGGTATTTTCTTATTGGGTCAAAGAAAAAGATTCTCAACCATGCCAGAAATAGAAACACATGAGAGAGAGACTGAATTGTTTTCACCACCTTCTGATGTCCGAGGCATGACAAAACTTGATAGAACAGCTTTTAAAAAGACAGTCAACATTCCAGTGCTTAAAGTGAGGAAAGAAATAGTCAGTAAATTGATGCGATCCCTAAAAAGGGCAGCATTGCAGCGCCCAGGCATAAGACGTGTGATTGAAGATCCGGAAGATAAAGAAAGTAGACTAATCATGTTGGATCCCTATAAAATATTTACTCATGATTCCTTTGAGAAAGCAGAACTCAGTGTTTTAGAGCAGCTTAATGTCAGTCCACAGATCTCTAAATACAATTTGGAACTAACATATGAAAACTTTAAGTCAGAAGAAATCTTGAGAGCTGTGCTTCCTGAAGGTCAAGATGTAACTTCAGGGTTTAGCAGGATTGGACATATTGCACACCTAAACCTTCGAGATCATCAGCTGCCTTTCAAACATTTAATTG gcCAGGTTATGATTGACAAAAATCCAGGAATCACCTcagcagtaaataaaataaataatattgacaATATGTACCGAAATTTCCAAATGGAAGTGCTATCTGGAGAGCAGAACATGATGACAAAG GTTCGAGAAAACAACTACACCTAtgaatttgatttttcaaaagtcTATTGGAATCCTCGTCTGTCTACAGAACACAGCCGTATCACAGAACTTCTCAAACCTGGGGATGTCCTATTTGATGTTTTTGCTGGGGTTGGGCCCTTTGCCATTCCAGTAGCAAAGAAAAACTGCACTGTATTTGCCAATGATCTCAATCCTGAATCTCATAAATGGCTGTTGTACAACTGTAAATTAAATAAAGTGGACCAAAAGGTGAAAGTCTTCAACTTGGATGGGAAAGACTTCCTCCAAGGACCAGTCAAAGAAGAGTTAATGCAGCTGCTGggtctgtcaaaagaaagaaaaccctctGTGCACGTTGTCATGAACTTGCCAGCAAAAGCTATAGAGTTTCTTAGTGCTTTCAAGTGGCTTTTAGATGGGCAGCCATGCAGCAGTGAGTTCCTTCCCATAGTGCATTGTTATAGCTTTTCCAAAGATGCTAACCCTGCTGAGGATGTTCGGCAAAGGGCTGGAGCTGTGTTAGGCATTTCTCTGGAGGCATGCAGTTCAGTTCACCTGGTAAGAAATGTGGCCCCAAACAAGGAAATGCTGTGCATCACCTTTCAGATTCCTGCCTCTGTACTCTACAAGAACCAGACCAGAAATCCAG cGTGGGAGCAGTGTGAAGGAGAAGAGGCGAGAACGACCCCTGGACCGACCAAAGCCTGCGCGCTGCTGCATCCCACACCCGGTGCCCACATCCCGCAGCCACCGCCGCCGCCATGCCCAAGAGAAAGACTGAAGGGGATGCTAAAGGAGATATAG